The region GTGGTCGTGGATTACAACTGGTGCATCGGGTGCCGGTACTGCATGGCGGCGTGCCCATACGGTGCGAGGCATTTCAACTGGAAGAAACCCGGGTTGCCGGCCGGGGATATGAACCCCGATACGCATTATCTCGGCAACCGTCCGCGGCCCGTCGGCGTGGTGGAAAAGTGCATCTTCTGCATGCAGCGCACCAGGGAACGGGACGGGAAGTATCCCGCGTGCGTCGAGGTGTGCCCGGTCGGGGCCCGCAAGTTCGGGAACCTGCTCGACCCGTCCAGCGAGATCCGCAACGTGATCGAAAACAAGCGGGTGTTCATCCTCAAGGAGGATCTGAACACCCAGCCGAAGTTCTACTACTTCTACTCCGTGTGAGCCGCGGGGGAGGCGATGGATGCATAAAATATGGGCCTTCATACGAGGGTGTTTCCTGCTCTTGAGGAAAGGGAGCAAGGTTTACTACGCGTGGGTTTCCGCCCTGCTGGTTCTCGTCGTGGTGGGGGGTTTCGCCTATGCCAACCAGATGTACTACGGCCTGATCGTCACCGCGATGCGGGACCAGGTCTCCTGGGGTTTTTACATCTCCAATTTCACGTTCTGCGTCGGCGTGGCGGCAGCGGCCATCCTGCTCGTCATCCCGGCGTATGTCTACCATTGGAAGCCCATCAAGGAAATCGCGATTCTCGGCGAGCTCGTGGCCGTCTCCGCGATCGTGATGTGCCTGTTGTTCGTCACGGTCGACCTCGGGCGGCCCGACCGGTTCTGGCACCTGATCCCGAAGATCGGGCTGTTGAACTTTCCACAGTCGCTGCTGGCGTGGGACGTCGTGGTCCTGAACACCTACCTCGTCCTGAACTTTTCGATTGCCGGCCACATGCTGTACAAGTATTACTATCGGCGCGAACCGAACATGAAATATGTTTTTCCGCTCCTGTTGTTTTCCATACCGGCGGCGATCTCCATCCATACCGTGACCGCGTTCCTGTTCAACGGCCTGGCGGCAAGGCCCTTCTGGAACGCATCGATCCTCGCCCCGCGATTCCTGGCCTCCGCGTTCTGTTCCGGGCCCGCCGGGATGATTCTCATGTTCCAGGTCATCCGGAAATGGACGAATTTCGATGTCCAGGACAAGGCCATCTTCAAAATCGCCGAACTCATCGCATACGCGATGTTCATCAACCTGTTCCTTCTTGGTGCGGAGCTCTTCAAGGAGTACTACTCCGACACCGCCCACCTGGCTCCGGTGAAATACCTCTTCCAGGGACTGGACGGGCACTCGGACCTGGTTTCCTACATCTGGACCGCGATGATCTTCAACACCACGGCGTTCTTCCTTTTCCTCATTCCCCAGACCAGGGAAAACTTCGTGACGCTCAATATCGGCTGCGTCCTCATGTTCATCGGGGTGTATATCGAGAAAGGGATGGGACTCGTGATCCCGGGGTTCGTCCCGGACGTCCTCGGGGATTTCTACGAATATTCCCCGACCGGGACCGAGATCATGGTGACGATCGGGATCTGGGCGACGGGGTTGCTCGTGTACACGCTGCTCTTGCGGATTGCCGTCCCGATCATGAACGGCGACTTCCACGTAGGCGAGGACGGGGTGAACCCGTTCATCGGGGATAAGCTGTTTCTCGTCCGGAAGCGTGTGGTCGTCGAGGAAGAGGATTTCGATACTCCCTGAACGGCCCGAACCTGCGCCTGTGAACGCAGGTTCCGTTTTGTCCCGGTCGTTACTGTTTTTGCAGGAACGCGAGTACGTCCCTTAATTGCGTCCCGGTCATCTCCGGCCACGGAACTCCCTGGGTCACCATGGCCGCTTCCATGGCGGAGGTGTGGTTCCACAATTCCGCACCGAACTGGGTGGTATTGAGCGCTTTCACGGCCCCAAGCAGTCTTTGTTTGTCTTCTTTGGTTTTGAAGTGGCACCCGACGCATCTTTTCTGCGTGAAGATTTTCTCCCCCGTTGCGGCATCCCCGGGTTGGTCCAGATAATTGAGGGAGTAAAGGAACACGATGATGTCGTTCATCTCGGTTTCCGAAAAATAAGGCCACTGCAGTTTTTTCTGATCATACAGGTGCTTCATCCGTCCGACGTGGTTCCAGATCTGGGTGGTCAGCTTGGTCACATTCGACTGGGCGACGGTTTTCCCAAGGTCCGGAGCCTGCTTGCCGCCTTTTCCGAAGATCGAGTGGCACTTGATGCATCCTTTGCCGGCAAACAGTTTCTCGCCGTTGTCCGCATCCCCGAGTCCGAGGAATATTTTATTGCCTTTCTCCGTGCTCTCTTTCGTCAGTGCTGCGAAGATGTCCGCCATTTCGCTCCCGGCGAACGTCGGGATGGAGGTACCCGTGGTCGCCATTCGACCGATCATCTCCGGGCCGTGGTTCCACATCCTCTGCAACAGGACCACAGGGGATTGGTAGGCGGAAAGAGAATCGAGCGGCGTCCCGTCTTTCCTTCCTTTCTTGGCCAGGGAGTGGCACTTGAAACAGGATTTCGTATCGAGAAGGGCCATTCCGTGCCGGGCATCCCCCGGTTGTCCAAGGTACGGCAGCATATAAAGAAAGGAAATAAGCTCGTTCAGCTCGGGCGTGCTGAAGGTGGGGCGCTCGAGCACTTCGCGCCGCATGTGCACGGCCATCGCCGGCGCATGATTCCAGAGAATCGAGAAGATGTCCAGAAAGGATCCGTAGAAACGGGAGGATTTCAGCTTGGGGCCGATTTTCCTCTCCCGCTCGAAGATCGAATGGCACTGGTTGCAGTTCTTTGCCTCGAAGACTTTTCTTCCCCGGACCAGGTCGCTGACGAGGTGAGGTGTTTGAACCTCCATCGCCGCCGGTGTCACGGGATACCTGGCGGGAACTCCCGCTTTCTTTTTCCCGCTTTGATCGCATCCAGGAAAAACCGCCGCGATGAGGAAAAGCGATCCGAAAACAAAAGAGGCGATCTTCCGGGAATGGATGCTGTTCATGTCTTTTTCCCCCTCTGGCCTATGACTACACGTCTTTCTTTCGGCCTTTTCTCAAGCCGATGAACACATACGTCAACACGGAGGACAAGGTGAAGAAGACGGGAATCGCGACGAGACTGATCCCGACGGAGGCGTCCGGGGAGTCGTGCAGCCGGAGGGATTCCTTGATCAGGTTCAGGATCCAGACCGCGATCCCGGTGAATAACAACCAGATCAGCGAGATCGAGAGGACCTGCAAACGGCCGATCAGTTTTTTGTTCATCGTCCATTCTCCATTCTCACAGTATATCTCCGTGTCTTCAGTCCGACCAACTCATTGACGGACATCCTCCCTCATCCCTTCGTCGGCGCCTGCTCCGTGTCCGGCATGTAGGAAGCGATCCTCTCGGTAACGGCCTTTGCGCTCTCCTGCCGCCCTTCCTGGATTTCCCAGACCGAAATGACGGGGAAGAAGCGCGCGAACATCATGTACCCGAGGACAAAAACCGCCACCCCCCCGAGGAACAACGTCCATTCCGTGGAGGAGGGGATGTAGATCCCGGTCGGGTACGGCAGCCGGGGATTGGCCAGGGACGGGACCACGATGATCAGCCGTTCCAGCCACATGCCGACGATCACCGAGATGGACGCGACGAGGATGCCCGGAATCGTGCGCGTCTTCCGGTTGCTGAGCAGGATCAGCGGCAGGAGGAAGTTGCAGGTCACCATCGTCCAGAAGTAGGGGGCGAAGGCTCCGCTGAATTTGTACCAGAATACCCGCATTTCGTTCGGTTCATGGCCGTAATAGCCGGTCAGGTATTCGGAAAACGTGAAATAGAACCAGAGCAGGGACATGATCAACAACAGTATGCTGAGATAGTTGAAATGGATCTGCTTCAGGTACCGTTCGAGATGGAAGACTTTGCGGAAGACGATCATCAATACCAGGATCGCGGCGATTCCCGAGAAGATGGCCCCCACCACGAAGTACGGTCCGAAGATGGTGCTGTGCCATCCGGGCTGCACGGTCATGGCGAAGATGTAGGAGATGATCGTGTGCACGGATATCGCGATGGGGATCACTACGACCATCAGGATGTTCATGGCCCGATTCAGCACCTTGTGCTGCTGCTCGGTCCCCTGCCAGCCCCAGGAGAGAAATTCGTAAAGCCACCTCGGTTTCACCCCCCGGTCGCGAAGGATCGCGATGTCCGGGATCATGGGGATGTAAAGGTAGACCGTGCTTGCGGTGAAATAGGCGGTGATGCTCGTGATGTCCCAAAGCAGGG is a window of Deltaproteobacteria bacterium CG2_30_66_27 DNA encoding:
- a CDS encoding polysulfide reductase; amino-acid sequence: MRKGSKVYYAWVSALLVLVVVGGFAYANQMYYGLIVTAMRDQVSWGFYISNFTFCVGVAAAAILLVIPAYVYHWKPIKEIAILGELVAVSAIVMCLLFVTVDLGRPDRFWHLIPKIGLLNFPQSLLAWDVVVLNTYLVLNFSIAGHMLYKYYYRREPNMKYVFPLLLFSIPAAISIHTVTAFLFNGLAARPFWNASILAPRFLASAFCSGPAGMILMFQVIRKWTNFDVQDKAIFKIAELIAYAMFINLFLLGAELFKEYYSDTAHLAPVKYLFQGLDGHSDLVSYIWTAMIFNTTAFFLFLIPQTRENFVTLNIGCVLMFIGVYIEKGMGLVIPGFVPDVLGDFYEYSPTGTEIMVTIGIWATGLLVYTLLLRIAVPIMNGDFHVGEDGVNPFIGDKLFLVRKRVVVEEEDFDTP